Proteins encoded together in one Macadamia integrifolia cultivar HAES 741 chromosome 8, SCU_Mint_v3, whole genome shotgun sequence window:
- the LOC122086122 gene encoding pectate lyase-like gives MELPKPSIFFLFFALFTHAVRAHIADFDEVWQERAKEAEQRTIHNYEPNPEAVTSQFNAHVDKALKRAARNTTRRSLSSHVGPCLATNPIDRCWRCQPNWAKNRKRYTKCALGFGRKTKGGKNGRIYVVTDPSDSDMVNPKPGTLRYGVIQKEPLWIIFAHDMVIRLSEELMITSHKTVDGRGAHVHIANGAGITLQFVDNVILSNLHIHDIYASGGGLIRDSVDHYGQRSGSDGDGISIFGSTNVWVDHMSMSRCKDGLIDAIMGSTAITLSNNHFTSHNEAMLFGASDSYAADEKMQITVAFNHFGRGLVQRMPRVRWGFVHVLNNDYTHWLMYAIGGSQHPTIISQGNRFIAPPTAAAKEVTKRDYAGEDVWKNWCWRSEGDLMMNGAFFVQSGSPFKKKLFSNKDLIRPKPGTFVTRLTRFAGALNCKIGKPC, from the exons atGGAGTTACCTAAGCCCAGcatcttctttttgttcttcgCTCTGTTCACCCATGCCGTGAGGGCTCACATCGCAGACTTCGATGAGGTGTGGCAGGAGCGAGCCAAAGAGGCTGAGCAGCGCACCATTCACAACTATGAACCCAACCCTGAGGCAGTCACCAGTCAATTCAACGCACATGTAGACAA GGCATTGAAGAGGGCTGCGAGAAACACAACGAGAAGGTCGTTGAGTAGCCACGTAGGGCCATGCCTGGCGACCAACCCAATAGATAGGTGCTGGAGGTGCCAACCCAACTGGGCCAAGAATCGAAAGAGGTACACCAAGTGCGCGTTGGGCTTCGGCAGGAAAACCAAGGGTGGCAAGAACGGCCGCATCTATGTCGTCACTGACCCTTCCGACTCCGACATGGTCAACCCAAAGCCCGGCACTCTTCGCTACGGCGTCATCCAAAAGGAGCCACTCTGGATCATCTTCGCCCACGACATGGTCATCCGTCTCAGCGAGGAGCTTATGATAACCTCCCACAAGACCGTCGACGGCCGTGGCGCCCACGTCCACATCGCCAACGGCGCTGGCATTACTCTACAGTTCGTCGACAACGTCATCCTCAGTAACCTCCATATCCACGACATCTACGCTAGCGGTGGCGGCCTCATCCGTGACTCTGTCGACCACTACGGCCAGCGCAGTGGTAGCGACGGTGACGGCATCTCTATCTTCGGCTCCACCAACGTCTGGGTGGACCATATGTCCATGTCCCGTTGCAAGGACGGCCTCATCGATGCCATCATGGGTTCCACCGCCATTACCCTCTCCAATAACCATTTCACTAGCCACAACGAG GCGATGCTGTTCGGAGCAAGTGACAGCTACGCTGCTGACGAGAAGATGCAGATCACGGTAGCATTCAACCACTTCGGGAGGGGATTAGTTCAGAGGATGCCGAGGGTCCGATGGGGATTCGTCCACGTTTTGAACAATGATTACACACACTGGCTAATGTACGCCATTGGTGGCAGCCAACACCCAACCATCATCAGCCAAGGCAACCGCTTCATCGCTCCACCCACAGCGGCAGCAAAGGAGGTGACCAAGAGGGATTACGCAGGGGAGGATGTTTGGAAGAACTGGTGTTGGAGATCTGAGGGTGATCTGATGATGAACGGTGCCTTCTTCGTGCAATCGGGATCCCCATTCAAGAAGAAGCTCTTCTCAAACAAAGACTTGATCAGGCCAAAGCCCGGCACCTTTGTCACTAGGCTAACCCGCTTTGCTGGTGCACTCAACTGCAAGATCGGCAAGCCTTGCTAA